The following are encoded in a window of Primulina eburnea isolate SZY01 chromosome 4, ASM2296580v1, whole genome shotgun sequence genomic DNA:
- the LOC140829715 gene encoding uncharacterized protein — MGDKKKKATMLVRLVSAAGTGFFYVVKKTKRLHTSNIKLEFRKYDPRVNRHVLFTEAKMK, encoded by the coding sequence ATGGGTGACAAGAAGAAGAAGGCCACCATGTTGGTGAGGCTGGTTTCGGCTGCCGGGACTGGATTCTTCTATGTGGTGAAAAAGACCAAGAGGCTCCACACCAGTAACATCAAACTTGAGTTTCGAAAGTATGATCCACGCGTGAACCGCCATGTTCTGTTCACTGAGGCGAAGATGAAGTGA
- the LOC140830740 gene encoding uncharacterized protein: MASRSVKLTFRLILAVVAVMVLYYVGRPLYWKISATIHDVRDNKQTVSGGISQIVQEAQKSVGWFHDESDSGLQEDKKSLSARRFLLGKVL; this comes from the exons ATGGCTTCTCGATCGGTGAAGCTCACATTCCGGCTTATACTGGCGGTGGTGGCGGTAATGGTACTGTATTACGTCGGACGGCCGCTGTACTGGAAAATATCAGCCACCATTCACGATGTTCGTGACAACAAACAAACTGTTTCTGGAG GGATTTCACAAATTGTGCAAGAAGCTCAAAAATCCGTTGGGTGGTTTCATGATGAGTCAGATTCCGGATTACAGGAGGATAAGAAATCTCTCTCTGCTAGAAGGTTTCTTTTGGGGAAGGTCCTGTGA
- the LOC140830739 gene encoding LEC14B homolog, producing MSRFGRYFDGSEGANEAGGPIGNSSRGCCDDEFSQLTKIKSAPHEHLSRTSPGKARLPISPVKMLLGRECNYNGRGRFSTSDACHVLSRYLPVNGPSVIDKMRSRTYVSQFSADGSLFIAGFQDSHIRIYDVDLGWKIHKDIQARSLRWTITDASLSPDRRFLVYSSVSPTAHIVNVESAAKESLANVTEIHEGLEFAAEIDNYDEYSLGIFSVKFSNDGRELVAASSDESIYVYDLAAKRVNLRIPAHMSDVNAVCFADESGHIIYSGSDDHLCKVWDRRCFINRGQAAGVLIGHLEGITFIDTRGDGRYLISNGKDQSIKLWDIRKMSSDVNYTSRRHYADWDYRWMEYPEQAKNLRHPDDLSLATYRGHSVLCTLIRCYFSPAYSTGQKYIYTGSTDGSVYIYDVVSGDQVAKLDFHGEPVRDCNWHPCYPMIVSSSWDGIIASWEFPGKGEDSMLVKRTRRRRRVFY from the exons ATGAGTAGGTTTGGGAGGTATTTTGATGGTTCTGAAGGTGCGAATGAGGCCGGAGGACCAATTGGAAATTCGTCGCGTGGTTGTTGTGATGATGAATTTTCGCAACTCACGAAAATTAAGTCCGCTCCACATGAGCATCTGAGCAGGACATCTCCTGGCAAGGCAAGATTACCCATTTCACCGGTGAAAATGTTGCTGGGCAGGGAATGTAATTACAATGGAAGAGGGAGGTTCTCAACGTCAGATGCATGTCATGTGTTGAGCCGATATTTGCCCGTGAACGGCCCTTCCGTTATTGATAAGATGAGAAGTCGTACATATGTGTCTCAGTTTTCTGCAGATGGGTCCCTTTTCATTGCTGGATTTCAG GATAGCCACATTAGAATCTACGATGTTGATTTGGGATGGAAAATTCACAAGGATATTCAGGCTAGGAGTTTGCGATGGACAATTACTGATGCATCTCTTTCCCCGGATCGGAGATTCCTT GTTTATTCCAGCGTTTCACCAACAGCGCATATTGTCAATGTGGAATCTGCTGCAAAAGAGTCCCTCGCAAATGTGACG GAAATTCATGAAGGTTTGGAGTTTGCAGCTGAAATTGATAATTACGATGAGTATAGTTTAGGCATCTTCTCTGTGAAATTTTCAAATGACGGACGAGAGCTTGTGGCAGCTAGCAGTGATGAGTCAATATATGTTTATGATCTTGCAGCAAAAAGGGTCAACCTTAGAATCCCAGCTCATATG TCGGATGTCAATGCAGTGTGTTTTGCAGATGAAAGTGGTCATATAATCTATTCTGGAAGTGACGATCACCTCTGTAAG GTTTGGGACAGACGTTGCTTTATAAACAGAGGACAAGCAGCTGGAGTCCTTATTGGACATTTAGAAGGCATTACGTTTATTGATACCCGTGGAGATGGCCGTTACCTTATCTCAAATGGAAAGGATCAATCCATCAAACTTTGGGATATAAGAAAAATGTCGTCCGATGTCAATTA cACTTCAAGACGTCACTATGCTGACTGGGATTACCGATGGATGGAATATCCAGAACAGGCAAAAAATCTTAGACATCCAGATGACCTTTCATTGGCAACATACAGAGGTCATTCGGTCTTGTGCACCCTCATACGCTGTTATTTTTCACCAGCATATAG CACCGGCCAAAAGTATATTTACACAGGATCGACTGATGGTTCGGTGTATATATACGACGTG GTAAGTGGGGATCAAGTTGCAAAGCTCGATTTTCATGGTGAACCCGTGAGAGACTGCAACTGGCATCCTTGCTATCCTATGATCGTTAGCTCTTCATGGGATGGGATCATCGCCAGTTGGGAATTTCCTGGTAAAGGTGAAGACTCGATGCTCGTGAAACGAACGAGAAGAAGGCGACGTGTTTTCTACTGA